In Mangifera indica cultivar Alphonso chromosome 1, CATAS_Mindica_2.1, whole genome shotgun sequence, a single genomic region encodes these proteins:
- the LOC123214629 gene encoding uncharacterized protein LOC123214629: MMAEVSALCFSSLSSLPSISRCQRMEPISFISPSFLSRPHSRFLRFTSPKASSDSSSGFLGDDSFNFFPWADGHGGIQWVQEERVTLFTADGLIQIGGSMVPRRVTSDKNQGRSKASQNFQRFQESDYMDPNQSLCLGALFDIAATNGLNTGRRLCIFGFCRSIEMLSDVVEDTVLEHGGEIVAAEKASKGGLHEKLTMTVAVPYLWGVPPASETLHLAVQSGGGIVEKIYWQWDFL; encoded by the exons ATGATGGCTGAAGTCTCTGCTTTGTGTTTCTCTTCTTTGTCTTCACTTCCTTCTATTTCTCGCTGTCAAAGAATGGAACCTATTTCCTTCATTTCTCCGTCTTTTCTTTCTCGGCCCCACTCTCGTTTTCTTCGATTCACATCCCCCAAAGCTTCTTCTGATTCTTCTTCCGGCTTCCTCGGCGatgattcttttaattttttcccttgGGCTGACGGTCACGGCG GAATTCAATGGGTGCAAGAGGAGAGAGTAACGCTGTTTACTGCTGACGGGCTCATTCAGATTGGAGGCTCAATGGTCCCTCGACGTGTCACTTCTGAT AAGAATCAGGGGAGATCAAAAGCCTCCCAAAATTTTCAGCGTTTTCAAGAGAGTGATTACATGGATCCAAACCAGAGTCTGTGCCTAGGTGCGCTCTTCGATATTGCGGCAACAAAT GGACTTAATACTGGCAGACGGCTTTGTATCTTTGGTTTTTGCCGATCCATTGAAATGCTAAGTGATGTTGTGGAAGATACAGTTTTGGAGCATGGTGGCGAG ATAGTTGCTGCGGAGAAGGCAAGCAAAGGTGGTTTGCACGAAAAGTTAACCATGACTGTTGCAGTGCCATACCTGTGGGGTGTTCCTCCTGCTTCTGAAACACTTCATCTAGCTGTTCAGAGTGGGGGAGGGATTGTGGAGAAAATTTATTGGCAATGGgattttttgtaa
- the LOC123217441 gene encoding transcription factor RAX2: MGRAPCCDKANVKKGPWSPEEDAKLKEYIEKHGTGGNWIAFPQKAGLKRCGKSCRLRWLNYLRPNIKHGEFSDDEDRIIYTLFRNIGSRWSIIASQLPGRTDNDIKNYWNTKLKKKLMGMANQSQRNLPHHQQAATFSSLLQTSSSPSASPSPQLSPPSSTISYANNNSYYTTQATRFTVLDQPNSFSNSLLSSNSCITAGSNILQAPQESNLLSPIQHYQVKDSGLMFGNDQVAASCSSSDATKELEYDYGCRGNGDTVQMGLQNCFYNTNGSWSHEQKPNINGGWDETPLMDYGLEEIKQLVSTSSCNNNSILFCS; this comes from the exons ATGGGTAGAGCTCCTTGTTGTGACAAGGCGAATGTGAAGAAAGGGCCATGGTCACCTGAAGAAGATGCCAAGTTGAAGGAGTATATAGAGAAACATGGCACTGGAGGAAACTGGATTGCTTTCCCACAGAAAGCTG GTTTAAAGAGATGTGGGAAAAGTTGCAGGCTGAGATGGCTTAACTATCTCAGACCCAACATTAAGCATGGAGAATTCTCTGATGATGAAGATAGGATAATTTACACTCTCTTTCGTAACATTGGGAGCAG GTGGTCAATAATAGCATCTCAGTTGCCTGGGAGGACtgataatgatataaaaaacTACTGGAACACCAAGCTGAAGAAGAAGCTCATGGGCATGGCTAATCAATCTCAAAGAAATTTACCTCATCATCAACAAGCTGCTAccttttcatctcttcttcaaaCATCATCATCCCCATCAGCGTCTCCATCACCACAACTTTCACCACCATcatcaacaatatcatatgCCAACAACAACTCTTATTACACCACCCAGGCCACAAGGTTCACCGTTCTTGATCAACCAAATTCATTCTCAAACAGTCTATTGAGCAGCAATTCTTGCATCACTGCCGGCTCAAACATTCTCCAGGCTCCCCAAGAGAGTAATTTGTTGAGTCCTATCCAGCATTATCAAGTGAAAGATAGCGGCTTGATGTTTGGAAACGATCAAGTGGCCGCCAGTTGCAGCTCTTCAGATGCCACCAAAGAATTAGAGTATGATTATGGCTGTAGAGGGAATGGTGATACCGTTCAAATGGGTTTGCAGAATTGTTTTTATAACACAAATGGGAGTTGGAGTCATGAGCAGAAGCCGAATATTAATGGGGGTTGGGATGAAACGCCACTTATGGACTATGGACTTGAGGAGATCAAGCAACTTGTCAGTACTAGTAGTTGCAACAATAATAGCATTTTGTTTTGCAGTTAA